A stretch of Corvus hawaiiensis isolate bCorHaw1 chromosome 8, bCorHaw1.pri.cur, whole genome shotgun sequence DNA encodes these proteins:
- the STOX1 gene encoding storkhead-box protein 1 isoform X5, with protein sequence MSHESNGEGKRGCSELKPSIQTQGISAPAENRSWDTIKSLASVKAKLKSKRFGIGIFWRSGSKKEKHKKEYSTFSAQFPPQEWPVRDEDDLDNIPRDIEHEIIKHINPTLTVDNLIKHTILMQKFEEQKKYISKEKKYISSGTSAEVSIVRQNHHLSKDCIQKAPSKIAKHTRKTKSKKEKQISRSSGKSHIQKPTSQSVKLEENISLPIKNQEPPDVAVESHVIYKKQIKNPFQGLPWRPHSFHSRGYQGVFNSQLKCRTQKQGRAFQRPQSLASSRPFGCETEQLAVETEADKAKQNNLLHANRSRLQLKKDNLSENGSHLQGSNLQIDNKSKYFLESNISEENVYKRTVKKKSPCSYIEDSGVCKENAEFPFYLKDEHCRRKADTVCELLDGTANEFQNVHLSNYTASVNLAQKNGVKCRPKTDKKSELIFNYDCASHPGSMELESEGFTDNFRLLYQKGRDGDTCNLSHLDENSEGHASCHLPPGHAFSDTRDWSTAVQKPGAAVSLKACKVSTCAAQHNTTVNECNSGEHGYKGRASFAESTDSSKEHPKPDSTEESWLCSQVLLKGHRKDEGTGLTECGNGSAVADCCHADEADSDAATSQNFTHEVGEGEALCALGSQIKEVRNRLGKKYLFFKNTCPVIPEQKHSEGTENHSITGDSGIDSPRWTEKKMKLPAKF encoded by the exons ATGAGCCATGAATCTaatggagagggaaagagaggctGCAGTGAATTGAAGCCTTCAATTCAAACTCAAGGGATCTCTGCACCTGCTGAGAATCGTTCCTGGGACACCATCAAATCTCTGGCATCtgtgaaagcaaaactgaaaagcaaaaggttTGGCATTGGTATTTTCTGGAGAAGTggttctaaaaaagaaaaacacaagaagGAGTACTCTACTTTTTCAGCCCAGTTTCCTCCCCAGGAGTGGCCAGTCAGGGATGAAGATGACTTAGACAATATTCCACGTGATATTGAACATGAAATCATCAAGCATATTAACCCTACTCTTACAGTTGATAATTTGATTAAACACACAATATTAATGCAGAAGtttgaggagcagaaaaaatatatcagtaaagagaaaaaatacatcaGTAGTGGTACCTCAGCTGAAGTGTCAATAGTCAGGCAAAACCATCATCTTTCAAAGGATTGTATTCAAAAGGCACCAAGTAAAATAGCAAAACACACCAGGAAAACcaaatcaaagaaagaaaagcagattagCAGGAGCAGCGGGAAATCTCACATACAGAAGCCAACATCTCAAAGTGTGAAACTGGAAGAGAACATTTCACTGCCCATCAAAAACCAAGAGCCACCTGATGTAGCAGTGGAATCCCATGTGATATATAAGAAGCAGATTAAGAATCCTTTTCAGGGTCTGCCATGGAGACCTCACAGCTTTCATTCAAGAGGGTACCAAGGTGTTTTTAACAGTCAGCTGAAGTGCCGGACTCAAAAGCAAGGAAGGGCTTTCCAAAGGCCACAGTCCTTGGCCTCCTCAAGACCCTTCGGCTGTGAAACTGAACAGCTGGCTGTAGAAACTGAGGCTGACAAAGCTAAGCAAAACAACCTACTCCATGCTAATAGGTCTCGCCTTCAACTAAAGAAAGACAATTTAAGTGAAAATGGTAGTCATCTACAAGGCAGTAATCTGCAAATAGataataaaagtaaatactTTCTAGAGAgtaatatttctgaagaaaatgtctataaaagaacagtaaaaaaaaagtccccTTGCTCCTACATTGAAGATAGTGGTGTGtgcaaagaaaatgcagaatttccATTCTATCTGAAAGATGAGCACTGCAGACGCAAAGCTGACACTGTATGTGAGTTGTTAGATGGAACAGCCaatgaatttcaaaatgtcCATCTTTCAAATTACACAGCCAGTGTTAATCTGGCCCAAAAAAATGGTGTGAAATGCAGACCAAAGACTGATAAAAAGAGTGAACTTATATTTAACTATGACTGTGCCAGCCATCCTGGATCAATGGAGCTAGAAAGTGAAGGATTTACTGATAACTTCCGTCTTCTGTACCAAAAGGGACGTGATGGTGACACCTGTAACTTGTCACATCTGGATGAGAATTCTGAAGGCCATGCATCATGTCACCTGCCTCCTGGCCATGCCTTTTCAGACACAAGAGACTGGAGTACAGCTGTGCAAAAGCCGGGGGCAGCTGTGTCCTTAAAAGCCTGTAAGGTCAGTACTTGTGCTGCCCAGCACAACACAACTGTAAATGAATGCAACTCTGGAGAGCACGGATATAAGGGACGTGCTAGCTTTGCAGAATCAACAGACAGCTCAaaagagcatccaaaaccagaCTCCACAGAAGAAAGCTGGTTGTGCAGTCAGGTTCTTCTGAAAGGTCACAGAAAGGATGAAGGAACTGGCCTTACTGAATGTGGGAATGGCTCAGCTGTGGCAGATTGCTGCCACGCTGACGAGGCTGACTCTGATGCTGCCACTTCGCAGAACTTCACGCATGAGGTAGGAGAAGGAGAAGCACTCTGTGCCTTGGGCTCGCAGATCAAAGAAGTGAGAAAccgtttaggaaaaaaatatctgtttttTAAGAATACATGTCCTGTGATCCCAGAACAGAAACACTCAGAAGGGACAGAAAACCACAGCATTACAGGAGACAGTGGAATTGACTCCCCAAG GTGGACTGAAAAGAAGATGAAGCTTCCTGCCAAATTCTAA